A single window of Oncorhynchus keta strain PuntledgeMale-10-30-2019 chromosome 34, Oket_V2, whole genome shotgun sequence DNA harbors:
- the LOC127915332 gene encoding mucin-3A-like isoform X18, with amino-acid sequence MRSRRYISMVTITTPTRSTRSSRYISLVTITTPTRSTRSSRYISLVTITTPTRSMRSSRYISLVTITTPTRSTRSSRYISLVTITTPTRSTRSSRYISLVTITTPTRSTRSSRYISLVTITTPTRSTRSSRYISLVTITTPTRSTRSSRYISLVTITTPTLSTRSSRYISLVTITTPTRSTRSSRYISLVTITTPTRSTRSSRYISLVTITTPTRSTRSSRYISLVTITTPTRSTRSSRYISLVTITTPTRSTRSSRYISLVTITTPTRSTRSSRYISLVTITTPTRSTRSSRYISLVTITTPTRSTRSSRYISLVTITTPTSSTRSSRYISLVTITTPTRSTRSSRYISLVTITTPTRSTRSSRYISLVTITTPTRSTRSSRYISLVTITTPTRSTRSSRYISLVTITTPTRSTRSSRYISLVTITTPTRSMRSSRYISLVTITTPTRSTRSSRYISLVTITTPTCSTRSSRYISLVTITTPTRSTRSSRYISLVTITTPTCSTRSSRYISLVTITTPTCSTRSSRYISLVTITTPTCSTRSSRYISLVTITTPTRSTRSSRYILLVTITTPTRSTRSSRYISLVTITAPTRSTRSSRYISLVTITTPTCSTRSSRYISLVTITTPTCSTRSSRYISLVTITTPTCSTRSSRYISLVTITTPTCSTCSSRYISLVIPKANTYFGHLSFQFPAASDWNEWQESLKLETYISLTNFKHQLS; translated from the exons ATGCGCTCCAGAAGATATATCTCaatggtcaccataacaacacccacccgtagcacgcgctccagcaggtatatctcactggtcaccataacaacacccacccgtagcacgcgctccagcaggtatatctcactggtcaccataacaacacccacccgtagcatgcgctccagcaggtatatctcactggtcaccataacaacacccacccgtagcacgcgctccagcaggtatatctcactggtcaccataacaacacccacccgtagcacgcgctccagcaggtatatctcactggtcaccataacaacacccacccgtagcacgcgctccagcaggtatatctcactggtcaccataacaacacccacccgtagcacgcgctccagcag gtatatctcactggtcaccataacaacacccacccgtagcacacgctccagcaggtatatctcactggtcaccataacaacacccacccttagcacgcgatccagcaggtatatctcactggtcaccataacaacacccacccgtagcacgcgctccagcaggtatatctcactggtcaccataacaacacccacccgtagcacgcgctccagcaggtatatctcactggtcaccataacaacacccacccgtagcacacgctccagcaggtatatctcactggtcaccataacaacacccacccgtagcacgcgctccagcaggtatatctcactggtcaccataacaacacccacccgtagcacgcgctccagcaggtatatctcactggtcaccataacaacacccacccgtagcacgcgctccagcaggtatatctcactggtcaccataacaacacccacccgtagcacgcgctccagcaggtatatttcactggtcaccataacaacacccacccgtagcacgcgctccagcaggtatatctcactggtcaccataacaacacccaccagtagcacgcgctccagcaggtatatctcactggtcaccataacaacacccacccgtagcacgcgctccagcaggtatatctcactggtcaccataacaacacccacccgtagcacgcgctccagcaggtatatctcactggtcaccataacaacacccacccgtagcacacgctccagcaggtatatctcactggtcaccataacaacacccacccgtagcacgcgctccagcag gtatatctcactggtcaccataacaacacccacccgtagcacgcgctccagcaggtatatctcactggtcaccataacaacacccacccgtagcatgcgttccagcaggtatatctcactggtcaccataacaacacccacccgtagcacgcgctccagcaggtatatctcactggtcaccataacaacacccacctgtagcacgcgctccagcaggtatatctcactggtcaccataacaacacccacccgtagcacgcgctccagcag gtatatctcactggtcaccataacaacacccacctgtagcacacgctccagcaggtatatctcactggtcaccataacaacacccacctgtagcacacgctccagcaggtatatctcactggtcaccataacaacacccacctgtagcacgcgttccagcaggtatatctcactggtcaccataacaacacccacccgtagcacgcgctccagcaggtatatcttactggtcaccataacaacacccacccgtagcacgcgctccagcaggtatatctcactggtcaccataacagcacccacccgtagcacacgctccagcaggtatatctcactggtcaccataacaacacccacctgtagcacgcgctccagcaggtatatctcactggtcaccataacaacacccacctgtagcacgcgctccagcaggtatatctcactggtcaccataacaacacccacctgtagcacgcgctccagcaggtatatctcactggtcaccataacaacacccacctgtagcacatgctccagcaggtatatctcactggtcatccccaaagccaacacgtactttggccacctttccttccagttccctgctgccagtgactggaacgaatggcaagaatcgttgaagctggagacttacatttccctcactaactttaaacatcagctatcttag
- the LOC127915332 gene encoding mucin-3A-like isoform X30, protein MRSRRYISMVTITTPTRSTRSSRYISLVTITTPTRSTRSSRYISLVTITTPTRSMRSSRYISLVTITTPTRSTRSSRYISLVTITTPTRSTRSSRYISLVTITTPTRSTRSSRYISLVTITTPTRSTRSSRYISLVTITTPTRSTRSSRYISLVTITTPTLSTRSSRYISLVTITTPTRSTRSSRYISLVTITTPTRSTRSSRYISLVTITTPTRSTRSSRYISLVTITTPTRSTRSSRYISLVTITTPTRSTRSSRYISLVTITTPTRSTRSSRYISLVTITTPTRSTRSSRYISLVTITTPTRSTRSSRYISLVTITTPTSSTRSSRYISLVTITTPTRSTRSSRYISLVTITTPTRSTRSSRYISLVTITTPTRSTRSSRYISLVTITTPTCSTRSSRYISLVTITTPTCSTRSSRYISLVTITTPTRSTRSSRYISLVTITTPTCSTRSSRYISLVTITTPTCSTRSSRYISLVTITTPTCSTRSSRYISLVTITTPTRSTRSSRYILLVTITTPTRSTRSSRYISLVTITAPTRSTRSSRYISLVTITTPTCSTRSSRYISLVTITTPTCSTRSSRYISLVTITTPTCSTRSSRYISLVTITTPTCSTCSSRYISLVIPKANTYFGHLSFQFPAASDWNEWQESLKLETYISLTNFKHQLS, encoded by the exons ATGCGCTCCAGAAGATATATCTCaatggtcaccataacaacacccacccgtagcacgcgctccagcaggtatatctcactggtcaccataacaacacccacccgtagcacgcgctccagcaggtatatctcactggtcaccataacaacacccacccgtagcatgcgctccagcaggtatatctcactggtcaccataacaacacccacccgtagcacgcgctccagcaggtatatctcactggtcaccataacaacacccacccgtagcacgcgctccagcaggtatatctcactggtcaccataacaacacccacccgtagcacgcgctccagcaggtatatctcactggtcaccataacaacacccacccgtagcacgcgctccagcag gtatatctcactggtcaccataacaacacccacccgtagcacacgctccagcaggtatatctcactggtcaccataacaacacccacccttagcacgcgatccagcaggtatatctcactggtcaccataacaacacccacccgtagcacgcgctccagcaggtatatctcactggtcaccataacaacacccacccgtagcacgcgctccagcaggtatatctcactggtcaccataacaacacccacccgtagcacacgctccagcaggtatatctcactggtcaccataacaacacccacccgtagcacgcgctccagcaggtatatctcactggtcaccataacaacacccacccgtagcacgcgctccagcaggtatatctcactggtcaccataacaacacccacccgtagcacgcgctccagcaggtatatctcactggtcaccataacaacacccacccgtagcacgcgctccagcaggtatatttcactggtcaccataacaacacccacccgtagcacgcgctccagcaggtatatctcactggtcaccataacaacacccaccagtagcacgcgctccagcaggtatatctcactggtcaccataacaacacccacccgtagcacgcgctccagcaggtatatctcactggtcaccataacaacacccacccgtagcacgcgctccagcaggtatatctcactggtcaccataacaacacccacccgtagcacacgctccagcag gtatatctcactggtcaccataacaacacccacctgtagcacgcgctccagcag gtatatctcactggtcaccataacaacacccacctgtagcacgcgctccagcaggtatatctcactggtcaccataacaacacccacccgtagcacgcgctccagcag gtatatctcactggtcaccataacaacacccacctgtagcacacgctccagcaggtatatctcactggtcaccataacaacacccacctgtagcacacgctccagcaggtatatctcactggtcaccataacaacacccacctgtagcacgcgttccagcaggtatatctcactggtcaccataacaacacccacccgtagcacgcgctccagcaggtatatcttactggtcaccataacaacacccacccgtagcacgcgctccagcaggtatatctcactggtcaccataacagcacccacccgtagcacacgctccagcaggtatatctcactggtcaccataacaacacccacctgtagcacgcgctccagcaggtatatctcactggtcaccataacaacacccacctgtagcacgcgctccagcaggtatatctcactggtcaccataacaacacccacctgtagcacgcgctccagcaggtatatctcactggtcaccataacaacacccacctgtagcacatgctccagcaggtatatctcactggtcatccccaaagccaacacgtactttggccacctttccttccagttccctgctgccagtgactggaacgaatggcaagaatcgttgaagctggagacttacatttccctcactaactttaaacatcagctatcttag
- the LOC127915332 gene encoding mucin-3A-like isoform X25, whose amino-acid sequence MRSRRYISMVTITTPTRSTRSSRYISLVTITTPTRSTRSSRYISLVTITTPTRSMRSSRYISLVTITTPTRSTRSSRYISLVTITTPTRSTRSSRYISLVTITTPTRSTRSSRYISLVTITTPTRSTRSSRYISLVTITTPTRSTRSSRYISLVTITTPTLSTRSSRYISLVTITTPTRSTRSSRYISLVTITTPTRSTRSSRYISLVTITTPTRSTRSSRYISLVTITTPTRSTRSSRYISLVTITTPTRSTRSSRYISLVTITTPTRSTRSSRYISLVTITTPTRSTRSSRYISLVTITTPTRSTRSSRYISLVTITTPTSSTRSSRYISLVTITTPTRSTRSSRYISLVTITTPTRSTRSSRYISLVTITTPTRSTRSSRYISLVTITTPTRSTRSSRYISLVTITTPTCSTRSSRYISLVTITTPTCSTRSSRYISLVTITTPTRSTRSSRYISLVTITTPTCSTRSSRYISLVTITTPTCSTRSSRYISLVTITTPTCSTRSSRYISLVTITTPTRSTRSSRYILLVTITTPTRSTRSSRYISLVTITAPTRSTRSSRYISLVTITTPTCSTRSSRYISLVTITTPTCSTRSSRYISLVTITTPTCSTRSSRYISLVTITTPTCSTCSSRYISLVIPKANTYFGHLSFQFPAASDWNEWQESLKLETYISLTNFKHQLS is encoded by the exons ATGCGCTCCAGAAGATATATCTCaatggtcaccataacaacacccacccgtagcacgcgctccagcaggtatatctcactggtcaccataacaacacccacccgtagcacgcgctccagcaggtatatctcactggtcaccataacaacacccacccgtagcatgcgctccagcaggtatatctcactggtcaccataacaacacccacccgtagcacgcgctccagcaggtatatctcactggtcaccataacaacacccacccgtagcacgcgctccagcaggtatatctcactggtcaccataacaacacccacccgtagcacgcgctccagcaggtatatctcactggtcaccataacaacacccacccgtagcacgcgctccagcag gtatatctcactggtcaccataacaacacccacccgtagcacacgctccagcaggtatatctcactggtcaccataacaacacccacccttagcacgcgatccagcaggtatatctcactggtcaccataacaacacccacccgtagcacgcgctccagcaggtatatctcactggtcaccataacaacacccacccgtagcacgcgctccagcaggtatatctcactggtcaccataacaacacccacccgtagcacacgctccagcaggtatatctcactggtcaccataacaacacccacccgtagcacgcgctccagcaggtatatctcactggtcaccataacaacacccacccgtagcacgcgctccagcaggtatatctcactggtcaccataacaacacccacccgtagcacgcgctccagcaggtatatctcactggtcaccataacaacacccacccgtagcacgcgctccagcaggtatatttcactggtcaccataacaacacccacccgtagcacgcgctccagcaggtatatctcactggtcaccataacaacacccaccagtagcacgcgctccagcaggtatatctcactggtcaccataacaacacccacccgtagcacgcgctccagcaggtatatctcactggtcaccataacaacacccacccgtagcacgcgctccagcaggtatatctcactggtcaccataacaacacccacccgtagcacacgctccagcaggtatatctcactggtcaccataacaacacccacccgtagcacgcgctccagcaggtatatctcactggtcaccataacaacacccacctgtagcacgcgctccagcag gtatatctcactggtcaccataacaacacccacctgtagcacgcgctccagcaggtatatctcactggtcaccataacaacacccacccgtagcacgcgctccagcag gtatatctcactggtcaccataacaacacccacctgtagcacacgctccagcaggtatatctcactggtcaccataacaacacccacctgtagcacacgctccagcaggtatatctcactggtcaccataacaacacccacctgtagcacgcgttccagcaggtatatctcactggtcaccataacaacacccacccgtagcacgcgctccagcaggtatatcttactggtcaccataacaacacccacccgtagcacgcgctccagcaggtatatctcactggtcaccataacagcacccacccgtagcacacgctccagcaggtatatctcactggtcaccataacaacacccacctgtagcacgcgctccagcaggtatatctcactggtcaccataacaacacccacctgtagcacgcgctccagcaggtatatctcactggtcaccataacaacacccacctgtagcacgcgctccagcaggtatatctcactggtcaccataacaacacccacctgtagcacatgctccagcaggtatatctcactggtcatccccaaagccaacacgtactttggccacctttccttccagttccctgctgccagtgactggaacgaatggcaagaatcgttgaagctggagacttacatttccctcactaactttaaacatcagctatcttag
- the LOC127915332 gene encoding mucin-3A-like isoform X41, whose protein sequence is MRSRRYISMVTITTPTRSTRSSRYISLVTITTPTRSTRSSRYISLVTITTPTRSMRSSRYISLVTITTPTRSTRSSRYISLVTITTPTRSTRSSRYISLVTITTPTRSTRSSRYISLVTITTPTRSTRSSRYISLVTITTPTSSTRSSRYISLVTITTPTRSTRSSRYISLVTITTPTSSTRSSRYISLVTITTPTRSTRSSRYISLVTITTPTRSMRSSRYISLVTITTPTRSTRSSRYISLVTITTPTCSTRSSRYISLVTITTPTRSTRSSRYISLVTITTPTCSTRSSRYISLVTITTPTCSTRSSRYISLVTITTPTCSTRSSRYISLVTITTPTRSTRSSRYILLVTITTPTRSTRSSRYISLVTITAPTRSTRSSRYISLVTITTPTCSTRSSRYISLVTITTPTCSTRSSRYISLVTITTPTCSTRSSRYISLVTITTPTCSTCSSRYISLVIPKANTYFGHLSFQFPAASDWNEWQESLKLETYISLTNFKHQLS, encoded by the exons ATGCGCTCCAGAAGATATATCTCaatggtcaccataacaacacccacccgtagcacgcgctccagcaggtatatctcactggtcaccataacaacacccacccgtagcacgcgctccagcaggtatatctcactggtcaccataacaacacccacccgtagcatgcgctccagcaggtatatctcactggtcaccataacaacacccacccgtagcacgcgctccagcaggtatatctcactggtcaccataacaacacccacccgtagcacgcgctccagcaggtatatctcactggtcaccataacaacacccacccgtagcacgcgctccagcag gtatatctcactggtcaccataacaacacccacccgtagcacacgctccagcag gtatatctcactggtcaccataacaacacccaccagtagcacgcgctccagcaggtatatctcactggtcaccataacaacacccacccgtagcacgcgctccagcag gtatatctcactggtcaccataacaacacccaccagtagcacgcgctccagcaggtatatctcactggtcaccataacaacacccacccgtagcacgcgctccagcaggtatatctcactggtcaccataacaacacccacccgtagcatgcgttccagcaggtatatctcactggtcaccataacaacacccacccgtagcacgcgctccagcaggtatatctcactggtcaccataacaacacccacctgtagcacgcgctccagcaggtatatctcactggtcaccataacaacacccacccgtagcacgcgctccagcag gtatatctcactggtcaccataacaacacccacctgtagcacacgctccagcaggtatatctcactggtcaccataacaacacccacctgtagcacacgctccagcaggtatatctcactggtcaccataacaacacccacctgtagcacgcgttccagcaggtatatctcactggtcaccataacaacacccacccgtagcacgcgctccagcaggtatatcttactggtcaccataacaacacccacccgtagcacgcgctccagcaggtatatctcactggtcaccataacagcacccacccgtagcacacgctccagcaggtatatctcactggtcaccataacaacacccacctgtagcacgcgctccagcaggtatatctcactggtcaccataacaacacccacctgtagcacgcgctccagcaggtatatctcactggtcaccataacaacacccacctgtagcacgcgctccagcaggtatatctcactggtcaccataacaacacccacctgtagcacatgctccagcaggtatatctcactggtcatccccaaagccaacacgtactttggccacctttccttccagttccctgctgccagtgactggaacgaatggcaagaatcgttgaagctggagacttacatttccctcactaactttaaacatcagctatcttag
- the LOC127915332 gene encoding mucin-3A-like isoform X13: MRSRRYISMVTITTPTRSTRSSRYISLVTITTPTRSTRSSRYISLVTITTPTRSMRSSRYISLVTITTPTRSTRSSRYISLVTITTPTRSTRSSRYISLVTITTPTRSTRSSRYISLVTITTPTRSTRSSRYISLVTITTPTRSTRSSRYISLVTITTPTLSTRSSRYISLVTITTPTRSTRSSRYISLVTITTPTRSTRSSRYISLVTITTPTRSTRSSRYISLVTITTPTRSTRSSRYISLVTITTPTRSTRSSRYISLVTITTPTRSTRSSRYISLVTITTPTRSTRSSRYISLVTITTPTRSTRSSRYISLVTITTPTSSTRSSRYISLVTITTPTRSTRSSRYISLVTITTPTRSTRSSRYISLVTITTPTRSTRSSRYISLVTITTPTSSTRSSRYISLVTITTPTRSTRSSRYISLVTITTPTSSTRSSRYISLVTITTPTRSTRSSRYISLVTITTPTRSMRSSRYISLVTITTPTRSTRSSRYISLVTITTPTCSTRSSRYISLVTITTPTRSTRSSRYISLVTITTPTCSTRSSRYISLVTITTPTCSTRSSRYISLVTITTPTCSTRSSRYISLVTITTPTRSTRSSRYILLVTITTPTRSTRSSRYISLVTITAPTRSTRSSRYISLVTITTPTCSTRSSRYISLVTITTPTCSTRSSRYISLVTITTPTCSTRSSRYISLVTITTPTCSTCSSRYISLVIPKANTYFGHLSFQFPAASDWNEWQESLKLETYISLTNFKHQLS, translated from the exons ATGCGCTCCAGAAGATATATCTCaatggtcaccataacaacacccacccgtagcacgcgctccagcaggtatatctcactggtcaccataacaacacccacccgtagcacgcgctccagcaggtatatctcactggtcaccataacaacacccacccgtagcatgcgctccagcaggtatatctcactggtcaccataacaacacccacccgtagcacgcgctccagcaggtatatctcactggtcaccataacaacacccacccgtagcacgcgctccagcaggtatatctcactggtcaccataacaacacccacccgtagcacgcgctccagcaggtatatctcactggtcaccataacaacacccacccgtagcacgcgctccagcag gtatatctcactggtcaccataacaacacccacccgtagcacacgctccagcaggtatatctcactggtcaccataacaacacccacccttagcacgcgatccagcaggtatatctcactggtcaccataacaacacccacccgtagcacgcgctccagcaggtatatctcactggtcaccataacaacacccacccgtagcacgcgctccagcaggtatatctcactggtcaccataacaacacccacccgtagcacacgctccagcaggtatatctcactggtcaccataacaacacccacccgtagcacgcgctccagcaggtatatctcactggtcaccataacaacacccacccgtagcacgcgctccagcaggtatatctcactggtcaccataacaacacccacccgtagcacgcgctccagcaggtatatctcactggtcaccataacaacacccacccgtagcacgcgctccagcaggtatatttcactggtcaccataacaacacccacccgtagcacgcgctccagcaggtatatctcactggtcaccataacaacacccaccagtagcacgcgctccagcaggtatatctcactggtcaccataacaacacccacccgtagcacgcgctccagcaggtatatctcactggtcaccataacaacacccacccgtagcacgcgctccagcaggtatatctcactggtcaccataacaacacccacccgtagcacacgctccagcag gtatatctcactggtcaccataacaacacccaccagtagcacgcgctccagcaggtatatctcactggtcaccataacaacacccacccgtagcacgcgctccagcag gtatatctcactggtcaccataacaacacccaccagtagcacgcgctccagcaggtatatctcactggtcaccataacaacacccacccgtagcacgcgctccagcaggtatatctcactggtcaccataacaacacccacccgtagcatgcgttccagcaggtatatctcactggtcaccataacaacacccacccgtagcacgcgctccagcaggtatatctcactggtcaccataacaacacccacctgtagcacgcgctccagcaggtatatctcactggtcaccataacaacacccacccgtagcacgcgctccagcag gtatatctcactggtcaccataacaacacccacctgtagcacacgctccagcaggtatatctcactggtcaccataacaacacccacctgtagcacacgctccagcaggtatatctcactggtcaccataacaacacccacctgtagcacgcgttccagcaggtatatctcactggtcaccataacaacacccacccgtagcacgcgctccagcaggtatatcttactggtcaccataacaacacccacccgtagcacgcgctccagcaggtatatctcactggtcaccataacagcacccacccgtagcacacgctccagcaggtatatctcactggtcaccataacaacacccacctgtagcacgcgctccagcaggtatatctcactggtcaccataacaacacccacctgtagcacgcgctccagcaggtatatctcactggtcaccataacaacacccacctgtagcacgcgctccagcaggtatatctcactggtcaccataacaacacccacctgtagcacatgctccagcaggtatatctcactggtcatccccaaagccaacacgtactttggccacctttccttccagttccctgctgccagtgactggaacgaatggcaagaatcgttgaagctggagacttacatttccctcactaactttaaacatcagctatcttag